One genomic window of Desulfovibrio psychrotolerans includes the following:
- a CDS encoding LptA/OstA family protein — MAICLAGPARAQEEIPVRITSDKLSYDATGQNVRFLGKVHVTHPDAQLWADSITVVLSSSGNSGKKKEEAPAMDAGQIERIIAEGSVRVTMQDGKNGSCAKATYDLTTGILVMEGQPILRDGENSIQGHTINFYVKENKSEVLGSSDKPVEAIFTAPKRFN, encoded by the coding sequence ATGGCAATCTGCCTGGCCGGTCCTGCCCGCGCACAGGAGGAAATTCCTGTACGGATAACCTCTGACAAACTTTCCTATGACGCGACCGGACAGAATGTACGTTTTCTGGGCAAGGTGCATGTCACCCATCCGGATGCCCAGCTCTGGGCGGACTCCATAACCGTGGTGCTCTCTTCGTCCGGGAACAGCGGGAAAAAGAAAGAGGAAGCCCCCGCCATGGATGCTGGGCAAATTGAACGCATCATCGCCGAAGGCAGTGTTCGCGTGACCATGCAGGATGGCAAAAATGGCTCCTGTGCCAAGGCTACTTACGATTTGACTACCGGTATTCTGGTCATGGAGGGGCAACCCATACTCCGTGATGGCGAAAACAGCATTCAGGGGCACACCATCAACTTCTACGTCAAAGAGAACAAGAGCGAGGTGCTCGGGTCTTCCGACAAACCCGTGGAAGCCATTTTTACCGCTCCCAAGCGCTTCAACTAG
- the lptB gene encoding LPS export ABC transporter ATP-binding protein — protein MSFLEAESLTKHYGKHEVVRGISLSMKQGEVVGLLGPNGAGKTTTFYMLIGIVKPTSGLVRYDGTDVTDWPLHERARVGLSYLPQESSIFRKLTVRQNLELILEHTGLPINVQRKRADMLLEEFRITRIADSMAMHLSGGERRRLEIARALIRKPRFILLDEPFAGIDPLAVDDIQSIIRGLSNRGIGVLISDHNVRETLNICDRAYLVYEGQIILNGTPSQIVNDPKARRVYLGEGFCL, from the coding sequence ATGTCGTTTCTGGAAGCGGAATCTCTGACCAAGCATTACGGCAAGCACGAAGTGGTGCGCGGCATTTCCCTGAGCATGAAGCAGGGGGAGGTGGTGGGATTGCTCGGCCCCAACGGTGCGGGCAAAACTACCACGTTTTATATGCTCATAGGCATAGTAAAACCTACCAGCGGCCTTGTGCGCTATGACGGCACGGACGTGACGGATTGGCCCTTGCATGAACGCGCACGCGTAGGCCTGAGTTATCTTCCGCAGGAAAGTTCCATTTTCCGCAAGCTCACTGTGCGACAAAATCTGGAGCTTATCTTAGAGCACACGGGACTCCCCATAAACGTGCAGCGAAAGCGGGCCGACATGCTTCTTGAGGAATTTCGCATCACCCGCATAGCGGATTCCATGGCAATGCATCTTTCAGGGGGCGAACGGCGCAGGCTGGAAATAGCCCGCGCACTTATCCGCAAGCCCCGGTTCATTCTGCTGGACGAGCCTTTCGCAGGAATTGACCCTCTGGCCGTGGATGATATTCAGAGCATCATACGCGGGCTCAGCAACCGTGGGATAGGGGTTCTCATTTCGGACCACAATGTGCGCGAGACCCTGAATATCTGCGACCGGGCCTATCTTGTATATGAGGGGCAGATAATCCTTAACGGCACCCCCAGCCAGATAGTGAACGATCCCAAGGCTCGCAGGGTGTATCTGGGAGAAGGATTCTGCCTGTAG